One window of the Burkholderia ubonensis subsp. mesacidophila genome contains the following:
- the shiA gene encoding shikimate transporter yields MTPAFDTVDTASTVRARSQARRAALGSFVGAVVDWYDFLLYGIVAALVFNSEFFPKVSPTMGTLAAFATFGVGFLFRPLGGVVFGHYGDRLGRKRMLVLTVMMMGLSTVAIGLLPTFATIGWWAPVLLVLMRAIQGFAVGGEWGGAALMAVESAPQKKKAFYSSGVQVGYGVGLVLATGIVSILSHTLGEAAFKSWGWRLPFVFSIVLVLIGLWVRKSMDESQEFVEKVEHGNRKLRLPVLEALTRHPKAFLLIVALRLAELFTMYIVTAFALSYSTTNLGMSRDLFLNIGLLVGAVSCVTIPCFAWLADRFGLRRVYLVGALIGLASAVPFFVALEARSIAWIVIFSILLANAAHDMVVSVQQPLFTELFGAEYRYSGAGVGYQFASVVGGGFTPFIAVGLVSVGGGSWHLVAGYLAVGCLISLIVAARMRVAG; encoded by the coding sequence ATGACCCCCGCCTTTGACACCGTCGACACCGCAAGCACCGTCCGGGCGCGCAGCCAGGCCCGCAGGGCCGCGCTCGGCAGCTTCGTCGGCGCCGTCGTCGACTGGTACGACTTCCTGTTGTACGGGATCGTCGCCGCGCTCGTGTTCAATTCCGAGTTTTTCCCGAAGGTCAGCCCGACGATGGGCACCCTCGCGGCGTTCGCGACGTTCGGTGTCGGCTTCCTGTTCCGGCCGCTCGGCGGCGTTGTGTTCGGCCACTACGGCGACCGGCTCGGCCGCAAGCGGATGCTCGTGCTGACCGTGATGATGATGGGCCTGTCGACCGTCGCTATCGGCCTGTTGCCGACCTTCGCGACGATCGGCTGGTGGGCGCCCGTGCTGCTGGTCCTGATGCGCGCGATCCAGGGCTTCGCGGTCGGCGGCGAATGGGGCGGCGCGGCGCTGATGGCCGTCGAAAGCGCGCCGCAGAAAAAGAAGGCGTTCTACAGCAGCGGCGTGCAGGTCGGTTACGGCGTCGGCCTCGTGCTGGCGACGGGCATCGTGTCGATCCTGAGCCACACGCTCGGCGAGGCGGCGTTCAAGTCGTGGGGCTGGCGCCTGCCGTTCGTGTTCAGCATCGTACTGGTGCTGATCGGCCTGTGGGTGCGCAAGAGCATGGACGAGTCGCAGGAGTTCGTCGAGAAGGTCGAGCACGGGAACCGCAAGCTGCGCCTGCCGGTGCTCGAGGCGCTGACGCGCCATCCGAAGGCGTTCCTGCTGATCGTCGCGCTGCGTCTCGCCGAACTGTTCACGATGTATATCGTCACCGCGTTCGCGCTCAGCTATTCGACGACCAATCTCGGCATGTCGCGCGACCTGTTCCTGAACATCGGCCTGCTGGTCGGCGCGGTGAGCTGCGTGACGATCCCGTGCTTCGCGTGGCTGGCCGACCGTTTCGGCCTGCGCCGCGTCTACCTGGTCGGCGCGCTGATCGGCCTCGCGTCCGCGGTGCCGTTCTTCGTCGCGCTCGAGGCGCGTTCGATCGCGTGGATCGTGATCTTCTCGATCCTGCTCGCGAACGCCGCGCACGACATGGTCGTGAGCGTCCAGCAGCCGCTCTTCACCGAGTTGTTCGGCGCCGAATACCGCTATAGCGGCGCGGGCGTCGGCTACCAGTTCGCGAGCGTGGTCGGCGGCGGCTTCACGCCGTTCATCGCCGTTGGCCTCGTCAGCGTGGGCGGCGGCTCGTGGCACCTCGTCGCCGGCTATCTCGCGGTGGGGTGCCTGATCTCGTTGATCGTCGCCGCGCGGATGCGGGTGGCGGGTTGA